In Chlorobiota bacterium, the sequence TTTGGAACGCATGGCCTGAAGGCAATGGAGCCAGCGTGGATCACCAGCCGCCAGATCGAATCGGCCCGTATCGCGCTTAGCCGCCGGATGCGCCGCGACGGAAAAATCTGGATCCGCATTTTCCCGGATAAGCCGGTCACCAAGAAGCCAGCCGAAACCCGTCAAGGTTCCGGTAAAGGTAGCCCAGAGTTCTGGGTGGCAGTGGTGAAA encodes:
- the rplP gene encoding 50S ribosomal protein L16 produces the protein MLLPKRVKYRKTQRGRMTGKAYRGSSIDFGTHGLKAMEPAWITSRQIESARIALSRRMRRDGKIWIRIFPDKPVTKKPAETRQGSGKGSPEFWVAVVKPGRVMFEVGGVANDIALEALRLASFKLPCKTKIVTRPDYQAE